One Cellulomonas taurus genomic region harbors:
- a CDS encoding PP2C family protein-serine/threonine phosphatase: MPESELTTDRRSLVSDVLDQLGRTMEAEVAVGRLARILVPALADWCVITLVEDDESRAGRRRLRDIGWWHVDPDRRELVRDYAAARIAALTDSSMLMHAIDSGEPVHVPSGAVVALDQVLRPGRARELVAALAPASLTVAPLTARGRTLGALTLFNGPDRAALSPEELPGLAEIASAAALALDNARLYRRQRDVAASFQRSLLTEPVQPDDLEIAVRYQPAAEAARVGGDWYDAFTQPNGATVLVIGDVVGHDIEAAALMAQLRSMLRAVAVVTDSGPGEILRQVDAAAHTLRLPVIATVVVARIEQTEDEYRRGVTRVRWCNAGHPPPMVIDAAGEVHTLDGHGLLLGVDPTHRREDQELVVERGATLMMYTDGLIERRSRSLAVGLAELRAALGRHRHLELTDLCDALLTELPGGPGEDDIAMVGVRLHPQH; this comes from the coding sequence GTGCCAGAGTCCGAGCTCACCACCGACCGGCGATCGCTCGTCTCCGACGTGCTGGATCAGCTCGGTCGGACGATGGAGGCCGAGGTGGCGGTCGGTCGGCTGGCCCGGATCCTGGTCCCGGCGCTCGCCGACTGGTGTGTCATCACCCTGGTCGAGGACGACGAGTCCCGCGCGGGTCGGCGGCGGCTGCGCGACATCGGCTGGTGGCACGTCGACCCCGACCGGCGCGAGCTGGTCCGCGACTATGCCGCCGCCCGGATCGCCGCCCTCACCGACTCCTCGATGCTCATGCACGCCATCGACTCCGGCGAGCCGGTGCACGTCCCGTCCGGAGCGGTGGTGGCCCTCGACCAGGTGCTCAGGCCCGGCCGGGCCCGGGAACTGGTGGCCGCGCTGGCTCCGGCCTCGCTGACCGTGGCACCGCTGACCGCCCGGGGCCGCACCCTCGGTGCCCTGACCCTGTTCAACGGCCCGGACCGCGCGGCGCTGTCCCCGGAGGAGCTGCCCGGCTTGGCCGAGATCGCCTCGGCGGCCGCCCTGGCCCTGGACAACGCGCGGCTCTACCGCCGCCAGCGGGATGTGGCCGCCAGCTTCCAGCGCTCGCTGCTCACCGAGCCGGTGCAGCCGGACGACCTGGAGATCGCCGTTCGCTATCAGCCCGCGGCGGAGGCGGCGCGGGTCGGCGGCGACTGGTACGACGCCTTCACCCAGCCGAACGGCGCCACCGTGCTGGTGATCGGTGACGTGGTCGGTCACGACATCGAGGCGGCAGCGCTGATGGCGCAGCTGCGGTCGATGCTGCGCGCCGTCGCGGTGGTCACCGATTCCGGTCCCGGGGAGATCCTGCGGCAGGTCGACGCTGCGGCCCACACCCTCCGATTGCCGGTGATCGCGACGGTGGTGGTGGCCCGGATCGAGCAGACCGAGGACGAGTACCGCCGTGGCGTCACCCGGGTGCGATGGTGCAACGCCGGTCACCCGCCGCCGATGGTGATCGACGCCGCCGGGGAGGTGCACACCCTCGACGGACACGGTCTGCTGCTCGGGGTGGACCCGACGCACCGGCGGGAGGACCAGGAGCTGGTGGTGGAGCGGGGCGCGACCCTGATGATGTACACCGACGGCCTGATCGAGCGCCGCAGCCGGTCGTTGGCTGTCGGTCTGGCCGAGTTGCGCGCAGCCCTGGGTCGACACCGACACCTGGAGCTGACCGACCTCTGCGACGCCCTCCTGACCGAGCTTCCCGGCGGTCCGGGCGAGGACGACATCGCGATGGTCGGGGTCCGCCTGCACCCACAACACTGA
- a CDS encoding dihydrofolate reductase family protein: MGRLIYSMFTSLDGYAADSTSGSTWGGALDPALHDFIAEQTRSVGTYLYGRRMYETMTFWETAPPEPAFVRHYAEVWRAAQKVVYSRTLSEVTTARTRLERAFDPVAVRAWVDGLDHDVTIDGPTLAAQALRAGIVDEVQPYLAPVAVGGGLRFWPGGLWLDLELLDERAFTHGTRWLRYRIVGPR; the protein is encoded by the coding sequence ATGGGGCGCCTGATCTACTCGATGTTCACCTCGCTGGACGGGTACGCGGCCGACTCGACCAGTGGCAGCACCTGGGGCGGCGCGCTCGATCCGGCGCTGCACGACTTCATCGCGGAGCAGACCCGGTCGGTCGGCACCTACCTCTACGGCCGGCGGATGTACGAGACCATGACGTTCTGGGAGACCGCTCCGCCGGAGCCGGCGTTCGTGCGGCACTACGCCGAGGTCTGGCGGGCAGCCCAGAAGGTGGTGTACTCCCGCACGTTGTCCGAGGTGACCACCGCCCGGACCCGGCTGGAACGAGCATTCGACCCGGTGGCGGTGCGCGCGTGGGTGGATGGACTCGACCATGACGTCACCATCGACGGTCCCACGCTGGCGGCGCAGGCCCTGCGTGCCGGGATCGTCGACGAGGTGCAGCCCTACCTGGCACCGGTGGCGGTCGGTGGCGGACTGCGGTTCTGGCCCGGCGGTCTGTGGTTGGACCTGGAACTGTTGGACGAGCGCGCGTTCACCCACGGCACCCGCTGGCTGCGCTACCGGATCGTCGGACCCCGCTGA
- a CDS encoding IPT/TIG domain-containing protein → MSPEAGSTSGGTAVTIDAPQFEFVQVDEGKTLSVGLTRDNQLYAWGANLSSVPVPVDQSGVLAGKTITDLAVGASGTYALVLASDGTVAGWGTNEQGQLGNGTTSSTYSTVPVAVDTTGALAGKTIVSIAAGSGTSLAIADDGTAYTWGDNTSGLLGAGLDGTAMMTSPVAVDTSGVLDGVTLVRGAVTDVSAAVVSAEGRLFTWGTDDYGLLGDDGAHQTATGSTFSAVPVEADTSQAPDGTTFSEVTAGMWTVTALTTDGDVYGWGNGRTGQLGTGSATNWQLPTPITSGALADATVASVDSGGLYTLALLSDGSMVGWGANGNQQIATGSTDVVVPTTMGLSALGGAAVIDFAAGTAVLVATDAHSSWSWGAGGAGQLGDGTSIDSQFPVAVVLPTDKVTFGGVSATEISRIDADTISAVTPPHAAGTVDVRVTIGNRVLVFAQSYTYGTAPTVTDPADTTSPAGSEVALSVTATGDDLPAVSWQTSTTGTDGWTSAPGATQTDNGDGTVTSTLVVTTGAEGTAVHYRAVAVNAVDQVISASAAVTATAAAVSPDPTAEPTSVATAPAAEQTVSPAPDPTATAEPVEDATPESSARPDQEPTSDPDATGPEATGPAPAATEDPSPEPSTNPTPTAGPSADPTGTTTTDDSAGIVGTDDPAGAAGPAGAGGTAEADSGEQARPATTSTVVTDAQVRSVLAHTGSDPSWLFAGAGVLLLAGAVFVLAGRSAGPHPTRH, encoded by the coding sequence GTGAGCCCGGAGGCGGGGTCCACCAGCGGCGGCACCGCCGTGACGATCGACGCCCCGCAGTTCGAGTTCGTGCAGGTGGACGAGGGCAAAACCCTGTCGGTCGGCCTCACCCGGGACAATCAGCTCTACGCCTGGGGCGCGAACCTCAGCAGCGTCCCGGTCCCGGTCGACCAGAGCGGCGTGCTGGCGGGCAAGACGATCACGGACCTGGCCGTCGGCGCGAGCGGGACCTACGCGCTCGTCCTGGCCTCCGACGGCACCGTCGCCGGCTGGGGGACGAACGAGCAGGGCCAGCTCGGCAACGGCACCACCAGCTCCACGTACTCCACGGTGCCGGTGGCTGTGGACACCACGGGCGCACTGGCGGGCAAGACCATCGTCAGCATCGCGGCCGGTTCCGGCACATCGCTCGCCATCGCGGACGACGGCACCGCGTACACCTGGGGCGACAACACCTCCGGGTTGTTGGGTGCCGGACTCGACGGGACGGCGATGATGACCTCTCCGGTCGCCGTCGACACCAGCGGCGTACTCGACGGTGTCACCCTGGTCCGTGGCGCGGTCACCGACGTGTCCGCAGCCGTCGTCAGCGCCGAGGGCCGCCTCTTCACCTGGGGCACCGACGATTACGGCCTGCTCGGTGACGACGGCGCTCACCAGACGGCCACCGGGAGTACGTTCTCCGCGGTCCCGGTCGAGGCCGACACCTCGCAGGCGCCGGACGGCACCACGTTCTCCGAGGTCACCGCCGGGATGTGGACCGTGACGGCATTGACCACCGACGGCGACGTCTACGGCTGGGGCAATGGCCGTACCGGCCAGCTGGGCACCGGCTCCGCCACGAACTGGCAGCTGCCCACGCCGATCACCAGCGGTGCTCTCGCCGACGCGACGGTGGCAAGCGTCGACAGCGGCGGCCTCTACACCCTCGCGCTGCTGTCCGACGGTTCGATGGTCGGCTGGGGGGCGAACGGCAACCAGCAGATCGCCACCGGCAGCACCGACGTGGTGGTCCCGACCACGATGGGTCTGAGCGCACTCGGTGGAGCGGCGGTGATCGACTTCGCGGCCGGAACCGCCGTCCTGGTCGCCACGGACGCCCACAGCAGCTGGAGCTGGGGCGCCGGCGGTGCCGGGCAGCTCGGCGACGGGACGTCCATCGACAGCCAGTTCCCGGTAGCGGTCGTCCTGCCGACCGACAAGGTGACGTTCGGCGGGGTGTCCGCCACCGAGATCAGCCGGATCGACGCCGACACCATCTCTGCCGTCACCCCGCCCCATGCGGCAGGCACGGTCGACGTCCGGGTCACGATCGGCAACAGGGTGCTGGTGTTCGCCCAGTCCTATACCTATGGCACCGCGCCGACGGTGACGGATCCCGCGGACACCACATCGCCGGCCGGATCGGAGGTCGCCCTGAGTGTGACCGCCACGGGTGACGACCTGCCGGCGGTCAGCTGGCAGACCTCGACCACCGGCACCGACGGATGGACGTCAGCGCCCGGGGCGACCCAGACCGACAACGGTGACGGCACCGTGACCAGCACCCTGGTGGTCACGACGGGTGCCGAGGGCACGGCCGTTCATTACCGCGCCGTGGCGGTGAACGCGGTGGATCAGGTGATCAGCGCGAGTGCCGCCGTGACCGCCACTGCCGCCGCCGTCAGCCCGGATCCGACCGCCGAGCCGACCAGTGTCGCGACCGCACCCGCCGCCGAACAGACGGTATCCCCGGCACCCGACCCGACCGCGACCGCGGAGCCGGTCGAGGACGCGACGCCGGAGTCCTCAGCACGTCCCGACCAGGAGCCGACGTCTGACCCCGATGCCACCGGTCCCGAGGCGACCGGTCCCGCCCCGGCGGCCACCGAGGACCCCTCCCCCGAGCCCAGCACCAATCCGACGCCGACGGCGGGGCCGAGCGCCGACCCCACCGGCACGACAACGACCGACGACTCCGCCGGCATTGTCGGCACTGACGACCCTGCTGGGGCCGCGGGCCCTGCTGGGGCTGGCGGCACCGCCGAGGCCGACTCCGGCGAGCAGGCGCGCCCGGCGACGACCAGCACGGTGGTGACCGATGCGCAGGTCCGCAGTGTGCTCGCGCATACCGGCTCGGATCCGAGCTGGCTGTTCGCCGGTGCCGGTGTGCTGTTGCTCGCCGGGGCGGTCTTCGTCCTCGCCGGCCGCTCGGCCGGACCGCACCCGACCCGCCACTGA
- a CDS encoding DeoR/GlpR family DNA-binding transcription regulator, translated as MLAAERRAHLLDTLAREGKVVAKSIAAELGISEDSVRRDLRELAAEGLVQRVYGGALPVSPAVVDYAARRRVNPDSKQRVARAALRLIGPGMTVLLDGGTTALAVAELLPRDLHCTVVTHSPTVAAALVDHPTAQVVVIGGVLFKHSAVTGGASAVEAAQRISADLFLLGVTGVHPDAGLTTGDPDDAAMKRALAARSAETWVLGSAEKIGAASPFQVLPWSDVAGVLTDAGPSPTMERLRSVTTVSVAD; from the coding sequence ATGCTGGCAGCCGAACGACGTGCGCATCTGCTCGACACGCTGGCACGCGAGGGCAAGGTGGTCGCGAAGTCGATCGCGGCCGAGCTCGGCATCTCCGAGGACAGCGTGCGCCGCGACCTCCGCGAGCTGGCGGCCGAGGGTCTGGTGCAGCGGGTGTACGGCGGCGCGCTGCCGGTCTCCCCCGCCGTCGTCGACTACGCGGCCCGTCGGCGGGTGAACCCGGACAGCAAGCAGCGGGTGGCCCGGGCAGCACTCCGACTGATCGGTCCCGGCATGACGGTGCTGCTGGACGGCGGCACCACGGCGCTGGCGGTGGCCGAGCTGCTCCCCCGCGATCTGCACTGCACGGTGGTGACGCACAGTCCGACCGTCGCCGCCGCGCTGGTCGACCATCCGACCGCCCAGGTGGTGGTCATCGGCGGGGTGCTGTTCAAGCACTCGGCGGTGACCGGCGGCGCCTCGGCGGTGGAGGCGGCCCAGCGGATCAGCGCCGACCTGTTCCTGCTCGGCGTCACCGGTGTGCATCCCGATGCGGGCCTCACCACCGGCGACCCGGACGACGCGGCGATGAAGCGCGCGCTGGCGGCGCGGTCGGCGGAGACGTGGGTGCTCGGTTCGGCGGAAAAGATCGGCGCCGCCTCACCGTTCCAGGTCCTGCCGTGGTCCGATGTGGCGGGCGTGCTGACCGACGCAGGGCCGTCACCGACGATGGAGCGACTGCGGTCGGTGACGACCGTGAGCGTCGCGGACTAG
- a CDS encoding SDR family oxidoreductase has protein sequence MTATPLTARTALVTGVSRRRGIGYAVAVELARLGASVVTHDYAPHDADQPWGADDLTAVHDGVRAALTAGAVAAHHCADLRDPAELDAMFSAATALTGSVDILVCNQARSGGDGSILDMTADRLDAHWQANTRATLLLTRRFAAQFGAGGPEARPGDRPDRRRTIDPATAPKVIWFTSGQQHGPMRGEVAYATSKAALAGVTATVAAELLDLGIVLNTVNPGPVNTGYLDPATTDRELPALDTPFGRWGEPSDPARLIGWLVSPAGSWMVGQVLTTDGGLGWS, from the coding sequence ATGACCGCGACTCCGCTCACCGCCCGCACCGCCCTGGTCACCGGCGTGTCCCGGCGGCGGGGGATCGGGTACGCCGTCGCCGTCGAACTCGCCCGTCTCGGTGCCAGCGTCGTCACCCACGACTACGCGCCCCACGACGCCGACCAGCCCTGGGGCGCGGATGACCTGACCGCCGTGCACGACGGAGTGCGGGCGGCTCTGACCGCCGGTGCCGTCGCCGCCCATCACTGCGCCGATCTGCGCGACCCGGCCGAACTCGACGCGATGTTCAGCGCGGCCACCGCCCTGACCGGATCCGTCGACATCCTGGTCTGCAACCAGGCCCGCAGCGGGGGAGACGGGTCCATCCTGGACATGACCGCCGATCGGCTGGACGCGCACTGGCAGGCCAACACCCGTGCGACGTTGCTGCTCACCCGACGGTTCGCCGCGCAGTTCGGAGCCGGTGGGCCCGAGGCGCGGCCCGGCGACCGCCCCGACCGTCGCCGCACGATCGACCCGGCGACCGCCCCGAAGGTCATCTGGTTCACCTCCGGACAGCAGCACGGGCCGATGCGGGGCGAGGTCGCCTACGCCACGTCCAAGGCTGCCCTGGCCGGCGTCACCGCCACGGTCGCCGCCGAACTCCTGGACCTGGGCATCGTGCTGAACACGGTCAATCCGGGGCCGGTGAACACGGGCTACCTCGATCCGGCGACCACCGACCGGGAGCTTCCCGCCCTGGACACGCCGTTCGGGCGGTGGGGTGAGCCGTCCGATCCCGCGCGGCTGATCGGGTGGCTCGTGAGCCCGGCCGGCTCGTGGATGGTGGGGCAGGTGCTGACCACCGACGGGGGACTGGGCTGGAGCTAG
- a CDS encoding RCC1 domain-containing protein produces the protein MSTVVRRSALAGVLAAGATASFVALAAVAVDPGYGSTAGGTTVAIDSPQFQFAQVDTSEEASIGVTTTGEIYAWGGGAILGEEQRSTVPTTIDTSIIGDATITQVAAAPTGFLGLALASDGRVYAWGESYGGVMTGATDVQFSTDLTPIDTSGALAGKTVTDIAVAYDAAAVVTSDGAVYVWGNTGYSLGTASDETSISSPTAVDMSGAMAGKTIVEVESGADTFIALASDGSLFTWGSNRFGNLGIGSTSEESGPVAVDTSALPPGTVFTAVAAGTTSYALTTTGQVYAWGRNDIGAAGVATDATSVTLPTLVDTGALAGATVTSMHAGLASVLVQLSDGSLVGWGDNHSGLLLSGGPEALSTPTRIDTSVFGTVTVTSYAIGYEHAVAVTDAATAWAWGDNGYGQLGDGGAVASSDTPVPVTVPGDAVTFDGVAATSVTRVNPTTLQAVTPAHIAGRVDVVVTTGNAVYTYPDAYAYGSPPVITTEPVGATTSAGASHTLTVVATGDDRPMITWQTSANGVGGWTSLTGATTSGTGDEVTSSITIPAGAAGSTVYVRAVASNVVSSTSSTVVAIAVPADPAPDATPAPTDDPVPTEDPSSTPAGSSAPDDPTPTESTAPVDPTSPGSGTPDGSGSTTDPGDRSDPGSGTVTDATVREVLAHTGSDPRWLLATGGVLLTAGALFVVMSRGPASDRGPDRAPVS, from the coding sequence TTGTCGACAGTTGTGCGCCGTAGCGCGCTTGCAGGAGTTCTCGCGGCGGGGGCGACTGCCTCCTTCGTCGCCCTCGCGGCCGTCGCGGTCGACCCGGGATACGGATCCACCGCCGGTGGCACCACCGTGGCGATCGACTCGCCGCAGTTCCAGTTCGCCCAGGTCGATACCAGTGAGGAGGCGTCGATCGGCGTGACCACCACCGGGGAGATCTACGCCTGGGGCGGCGGTGCGATCCTGGGAGAAGAGCAGCGCTCGACCGTCCCGACCACGATCGACACCAGCATCATCGGGGACGCCACGATCACCCAGGTGGCGGCGGCCCCCACCGGTTTCCTGGGGCTGGCCCTCGCCTCCGACGGGCGGGTCTACGCCTGGGGCGAGAGCTACGGCGGCGTGATGACCGGTGCCACCGACGTCCAGTTCAGCACGGACCTCACCCCCATCGACACATCCGGAGCGCTGGCCGGCAAGACCGTGACCGATATCGCGGTGGCCTACGACGCCGCTGCCGTCGTGACCTCCGATGGAGCCGTCTACGTCTGGGGTAACACCGGTTACTCGCTGGGGACGGCCTCGGACGAGACCAGCATCTCCTCCCCCACGGCCGTCGACATGTCAGGGGCGATGGCGGGGAAGACCATCGTCGAGGTCGAGTCCGGCGCGGATACCTTCATCGCGCTCGCGTCCGACGGTTCGCTGTTCACCTGGGGCAGCAACAGGTTCGGCAACCTCGGTATCGGCTCGACCAGCGAGGAGAGCGGTCCAGTCGCGGTGGACACCTCCGCGCTCCCGCCCGGAACGGTGTTCACCGCGGTGGCGGCCGGCACCACGAGCTACGCCCTCACCACCACCGGACAGGTCTACGCCTGGGGCCGCAACGACATCGGGGCGGCGGGCGTCGCCACCGACGCGACCAGCGTGACGCTGCCCACGCTGGTCGACACCGGCGCGCTCGCCGGCGCGACCGTCACGTCGATGCACGCGGGACTCGCCTCGGTGCTGGTGCAGCTGTCCGACGGCAGTCTTGTCGGCTGGGGCGACAACCACTCCGGCCTCCTGCTGAGCGGCGGTCCGGAGGCCCTGAGCACTCCGACCAGGATCGACACCAGCGTGTTCGGGACGGTCACGGTGACGAGCTACGCGATCGGGTACGAGCACGCCGTCGCCGTCACCGACGCGGCCACCGCCTGGGCTTGGGGCGACAACGGGTACGGCCAGCTCGGCGACGGCGGTGCCGTCGCGTCCTCCGATACTCCGGTCCCAGTGACGGTGCCGGGTGACGCGGTGACCTTCGACGGGGTGGCCGCGACGTCGGTCACCCGCGTGAACCCGACGACCCTGCAGGCAGTCACCCCGGCACACATCGCCGGGCGAGTGGACGTGGTGGTGACCACGGGCAACGCGGTCTACACGTACCCGGACGCGTACGCCTACGGTTCGCCGCCCGTCATCACCACGGAGCCGGTCGGGGCGACCACCAGCGCGGGCGCGAGCCACACGCTCACGGTGGTCGCCACCGGCGACGATCGTCCGATGATCACCTGGCAGACGTCGGCCAACGGGGTCGGCGGCTGGACCAGCCTCACGGGTGCCACCACCAGCGGGACCGGCGACGAGGTGACCAGCTCGATCACGATCCCGGCCGGCGCTGCCGGGTCGACCGTCTACGTGCGGGCCGTCGCCAGCAACGTGGTCTCCTCCACCAGCAGCACGGTGGTGGCGATCGCCGTCCCCGCGGATCCGGCCCCCGATGCCACCCCGGCGCCGACCGACGATCCGGTGCCGACCGAGGATCCGTCGTCGACACCCGCCGGGTCATCGGCCCCCGACGACCCGACCCCCACCGAATCGACGGCTCCCGTCGACCCGACCTCCCCCGGGTCCGGCACACCCGACGGGTCCGGCTCCACGACCGACCCTGGGGACCGGTCCGATCCCGGCAGCGGCACCGTGACCGATGCCACCGTGCGCGAGGTGCTCGCCCACACCGGTTCCGACCCCCGGTGGTTGCTGGCGACGGGCGGGGTACTGCTGACGGCCGGTGCGCTGTTCGTGGTGATGAGTCGTGGGCCGGCGTCCGACCGTGGACCGGATCGGGCACCGGTGAGCTGA
- a CDS encoding NUDIX domain-containing protein: MTSARMGIDQPDSRGRTGLDRVGRDLTANPNVRVLDVEVVSDGWHVLRRTTLDYRRRDGRWTTQQRETYDRGNGAAILLHDPDRDTVLLTRQFRYPVYVNGHPDGMLIEIAAGLLDQDAPDDAIRREAAEELGVRVGAMTHLFDAYMSPGSVTERVHCYLASYTRDDLIGDGGGLAEEGEDIERIELPLSEALAMIADGRIADGKTIMALQALALRGSSGTGGVGSGPG, translated from the coding sequence ATGACCTCCGCACGCATGGGCATCGACCAGCCGGACTCCCGTGGCCGCACCGGGCTCGACCGGGTCGGCCGCGACCTCACCGCCAACCCGAACGTCCGGGTCCTCGACGTCGAGGTCGTCTCGGACGGGTGGCACGTCCTGCGGCGCACCACGTTGGACTACCGCCGCCGGGACGGGCGCTGGACCACCCAGCAGCGCGAGACCTACGACCGGGGGAACGGCGCGGCGATCCTGTTGCACGACCCGGACCGCGACACGGTGCTGCTGACCCGCCAGTTCCGGTACCCGGTCTACGTCAACGGCCACCCGGACGGCATGCTGATCGAGATCGCGGCCGGGTTGCTCGACCAGGACGCCCCGGACGACGCGATCCGTCGCGAGGCGGCCGAGGAGCTAGGCGTCCGGGTCGGCGCGATGACCCACCTGTTCGATGCCTACATGAGCCCGGGATCGGTCACCGAACGCGTGCACTGCTACCTGGCGTCGTACACCCGGGACGACCTGATCGGCGACGGCGGCGGGCTGGCCGAGGAGGGCGAGGACATCGAGCGGATCGAGCTGCCGCTGTCCGAGGCCCTGGCGATGATCGCCGACGGCCGGATCGCCGACGGGAAGACGATCATGGCGCTGCAGGCACTGGCGTTGCGCGGCTCTTCCGGGACCGGTGGCGTCGGGTCGGGTCCCGGGTGA
- a CDS encoding pyridoxamine 5'-phosphate oxidase family protein: protein MTSALGESIWSQLAAATQTRTAFTLVQVGTAGPDGPQVRAMILRAVTAPHLFLATDRRTPKVAALLADPRIAITGWDPDQQVQLRLRGTAELVEDPTTLAQAWASFGPGTRALFTAPAPAGTPLSAAPGRDDAEPVERFGWLRVRVTEIDHLDLAGPEQRRHLLRQEDDWDPVPIVP, encoded by the coding sequence ATGACGAGTGCCCTCGGAGAGTCGATCTGGTCGCAGCTGGCCGCGGCCACCCAGACGCGCACCGCCTTCACCCTGGTCCAGGTCGGCACCGCCGGACCCGACGGACCACAGGTGCGGGCGATGATCCTGCGCGCGGTCACGGCCCCGCACCTGTTCCTGGCCACCGACCGGCGCACCCCCAAGGTGGCGGCTCTGCTCGCGGACCCCCGGATCGCGATCACCGGGTGGGATCCGGACCAGCAGGTGCAACTGCGGCTGCGGGGCACGGCGGAGCTGGTGGAGGACCCGACGACCCTGGCCCAGGCGTGGGCGTCTTTCGGGCCGGGCACCCGCGCCCTGTTCACCGCGCCGGCACCCGCCGGCACGCCGCTGTCAGCGGCGCCGGGGCGCGACGACGCCGAACCCGTCGAGCGCTTCGGCTGGTTGCGGGTACGGGTCACTGAGATCGACCACCTGGACCTCGCCGGGCCCGAGCAGCGGCGCCACCTCCTCCGACAGGAGGACGACTGGGACCCGGTGCCGATCGTCCCGTGA
- a CDS encoding response regulator — protein sequence MITPALRVLVVEDDPDVAALTATILERRVGCRVIVLPDAVRLVPTLAAFDPDVVVTDIQLPGTDGLEVARVVRERAPATAVIVMTAHASVEHAVGALRSRADEFLAKPVPSAQLTEVVLRLGTRGRQERERRSSTVVLAIGAHPDDVEIGVGGTLAAHAAAGDDLVVLTLSRGARGGDTDVRQLEALAAAEVLRARLFLEDLPDTQVSHAEPTVGIIERVVAEVRPSVVYTHTRHDRHQDHRAVHDAVVVATRTVPTVACFQSPSSTVDFRPHRFVDVAEHLDTKLAALRCYASQTAIRDYLDPIAIRAAARYWSRFAFGTAVEPLELVRDSGGIVSRVREERAASAAERARTTGPGHPGEQRPGAE from the coding sequence GTGATCACGCCGGCACTGCGCGTCCTCGTCGTCGAGGACGATCCCGACGTCGCGGCGTTGACCGCGACCATCCTGGAGCGGCGCGTCGGGTGCCGGGTCATCGTCCTGCCCGACGCCGTCCGGCTGGTCCCGACGCTGGCGGCCTTCGATCCGGACGTCGTGGTCACGGACATCCAGCTGCCCGGGACGGACGGACTCGAGGTCGCCAGGGTGGTCCGGGAGCGCGCCCCCGCCACTGCCGTGATCGTGATGACCGCGCATGCGTCCGTCGAGCATGCGGTCGGTGCGCTGCGCAGCCGGGCGGACGAGTTCCTGGCGAAACCGGTGCCGTCCGCGCAATTGACCGAGGTGGTCCTGCGGCTCGGCACGCGTGGTCGTCAGGAGCGGGAGCGCCGCAGCAGCACCGTGGTGCTCGCCATCGGTGCCCACCCCGACGACGTGGAGATCGGCGTCGGTGGGACGCTGGCGGCCCATGCCGCTGCCGGTGACGACCTGGTCGTGCTCACGTTGTCCCGCGGTGCCCGGGGTGGTGACACCGACGTGCGGCAGCTCGAGGCGCTGGCGGCCGCCGAGGTCCTGCGTGCGCGTCTGTTCCTGGAAGATCTACCGGACACCCAGGTGTCCCATGCGGAGCCCACCGTGGGCATCATCGAGCGCGTCGTCGCCGAGGTGCGTCCGTCCGTCGTCTACACCCACACGCGACACGACCGACACCAGGACCACCGCGCGGTGCACGACGCGGTGGTGGTGGCGACCCGCACCGTCCCGACCGTGGCCTGCTTCCAGAGCCCATCGTCGACCGTCGATTTCCGGCCGCACCGATTCGTGGACGTCGCCGAGCATCTGGACACCAAGCTCGCCGCCCTACGCTGCTACGCGTCTCAGACGGCCATCCGTGACTACCTCGACCCCATCGCCATCCGTGCGGCTGCGCGGTACTGGTCCCGTTTCGCCTTCGGTACTGCCGTGGAGCCGCTCGAGCTCGTCCGCGACTCCGGGGGGATCGTCTCCCGGGTCCGGGAAGAACGGGCGGCCTCTGCGGCCGAGCGCGCCCGAACGACCGGTCCCGGCCATCCGGGTGAACAGCGCCCGGGGGCCGAGTGA